A stretch of Brassica napus cultivar Da-Ae chromosome C6, Da-Ae, whole genome shotgun sequence DNA encodes these proteins:
- the LOC106406122 gene encoding pentatricopeptide repeat-containing protein At4g14850-like — MTLLTANALGSLLGNAISTSSMRLGRVVHARIVKTLDSPPPPFLANYLINMYSKLDHPDSARLLLRLTPSRNVVSWTSLVSGLVQNGHFSSALLEFLEMRREGVFPNDFTFPCAFKAAASLRSPVTGKQIHALSVKCGRILDVFVGCSAFDMYCKTKLRGDARKMFDEIPHRNLATWNAFLSNSVTDGRPREAAGAFIEFRKIGGHPNSITFCAFLNACSDGLLLSLGEQLHGLVIRCGFDTDVSVCNGLIDFYGKCNKIHCGETVFAEMGTKNAVSWCSLVAAYVQNHEDEKASLLFLRSRKEIVQTSDFMISSTLSACAGMAGLELGRSVHAHAVKACVESTIFVGSALVDMYGKCGCIEDSEQAFDEMPEKNLVTMNSLIGGYAHQGQVDMALALFDQMAPRGSGPAPNYMTFVSVLSACSRAGDVENGMKIFDSMKSCYGIEPGAEHYSCVVDMLGRAGMVERAYEFIKKMPIQPTISVWGALQNACRMHSKPHLGVLAAENLFKLDPKDSGNHVLLSNTFAAAGRWAEANTVREEMKGVGIKKGTGYSWITVKNQVHTFQAKDISHRMNKEIQTMLSKLRNEMEAAGYKPDLKLSLYDLEEEEKAAELAHHSEKLALAFGLLALPLGVPIRITKNLRICGDCHSFFKFVSGSVKRDIIVRDNNRFHRFVGGTCSCKDYW, encoded by the exons ATGACACTCCTCACGGCGAATGCTCTCGGGTCACTTCTCGGGAATGCAATCTCCACGAGCTCTATGCGTTTGGGCCGTGTCGTCCACGCGCGAATCGTCAAGACCCTCGACTCGCCTCCTCCTCCGTTCCTGGCAAACTACCTCATCAACATGTACTCCAAACTCGACCATCCCGACTCGGCTCGACTCCTTCTCCGCCTCACTCCTTCCCGGAACGTCGTCTCCTGGACGTCACTCGTATCCGGGCTGGTTCAAAACGGTCACTTCTCCTCCGCGCTGCTTGAGTTCTTGGAAATGCGACGAGAAGGTGTTTTCCCAAACGACTTCACCTTCCCTTGCGCCTTCAAAGCCGCGGCTTCTTTGCGGTCGCCAGTTACTGGGAAACAGATTCATGCGCTTTCTGTGAAGTGTGGACGTATACTTGATGTCTTTGTTGGCTGCAGTGCTTTTGATATGTATTGTAAGACCAAGCTTAGGGGTGATGCTCGCAAGATGTTCGACGAAATTCCTCACAGGAATCTTGCAACTTGGAATGCTTTTTTATCTAACTCTGTCACTGATGGAAGGCCTAGGGAAGCTGCTGGAGCTTTTATTGAGTTCAGGAAGATTGGTGGACACCCCAATTCCATAACTTTTTGCGCTTTCCTTAATGCTTGCTCAGATGGGTTGTTACTTAGTCTAGGTGAGCAGTTGCATGGGCTTGTGATTCGTTGTGGGTTCGATACAGATGTGTCTGTGTGTAATGGGTTGATCGATTTCTATGGAAAGTGTAACAAGATTCACTGCGGTGAGACTGTGTTTGCTGAAATGGGGACAAAAAATGCTGTTTCTTGGTGTTCCTTGGTGGCTGCGTATGTGCAGAATCATGAAGATGAGAAGGCGTCTTTGTTGTTCCTACGTTCAAGGAAGGAGATTGTTCAGACTTCTGATTTTATGATCTCAAGCACTCTGAGTGCGTGTGCTGGTATGGCAGGTCTTGAGTTGGGGAGATCGGTACATGCTCACGCTGTGAAAGCTTGCGTTGAAAGTACTATCTTTGTGGGAAGTGCACTAGTTGACATGTATGGAAAATGCGGATGTATAGAAGATTCTGAACAAGCTTTCGATGAGATGCCTGAAAAGAACTTAGTGACGATGAATTCACTGATCGGTGGATATGCTCATCAGGGTCAGGTTGATATGGCATTGGCGTTATTTGATCAAATGGCACCACGTGGTTCCGGTCCGGctccaaattatatgacgtttgtGTCCGTGCTTTCAGCTTGTAGTAGAGCAGGGGATGTGGAAAACGGTATGAAGATATTTGATTCGATGAAGAGCTGTTACGGCATCGAGCCAGGAGCTGAGCACTATTCATGCGTTGTGGACATGCTAGGGAGAGCTGGGATGGTGGAACGAGCATACGAATTCATAAAGAAAATGCCAATTCAACCCACAATCTCGGTTTGGGGCGCTCTTCAGAATGCTTGTAGGATGCATAGTAAGCCACACCTCGGAGTATTGGCAGCTGAGAACCTTTTTAAACTTGACCCTAAAGATTCTGGCAACCACGTTCTGCTTTCCAATACGTTTGCAGCAGCTGGAAG GTGGGCGGAAGCCAACACCGTGAGAGAGGAGATGAAAGGGGTAGGAATCAAGAAAGGAACCGGGTACAGTTGGATCACAGTAAAGAACCAAGTCCATACGTTTCAAGCTAAGGACATATCACACAGAATGAACAAAGAGATCCAGACAATGCTGTCCAAGCTAAGGAATGAGATGGAGGCTGCAGGGTACAAGCCCGACCTGAAACTCTCTCTTTACGAtctggaggaagaagagaaagcgGCGGAACTCGCGCACCACAGTGAGAAACTGGCTCTAGCGTTTGGCTTGCTAGCTTTACCACTCGGTGTTCCCATCAGGATCACAAAGAACCTTAGGATCTGTGGAGATTGTCACAGCTTCTTCAAGTTTGTGTCTGGGAGTGTTAAGAGAGATATCATTGTGAGAGACAATAACCGGTTTCATCGGTTCGTGGGTGGGACTTGTTCTTGTAAGGATTATTGGTAA
- the LOC106406616 gene encoding uncharacterized protein LOC106406616, producing MDTDQEMSQNPPGFDGEQVPVSNHNFGENKLFNRGGDGDGDDHVNRSSFTFTPGETDLNQLPAIPPVSSGQGLPFAPVDFPSPGDVWTWRVGRRVSATGFHKDRFLILPERLKMKNAPKSFATKNTLSRYLETNFPEMDVIAFFASFSWNIPALFQPADRVDAASLFEETNKEGENVEDAKNEGSTSRYSQRKRKQVQTQTYEPVQVKPKASGRKKKEATKQKPSSSSRRSTRQKQGDMVDLEEEKENEAAATKPGNRMKKRRGSAAEKQEDAPIPHVYVSPMNGVLAVSHSPVEINPEEFDNYLNTLENLLQQQPSEAGQESSSSSLPVTASSPVKEYEWAEARMKLSSLLDKDFSSLLMSNEAAELAALATKLKKDPSLSAEEIVRLKLIEEIPTFSQVFQENKNVIVEADRFFSALELNKAKVASLKYEYSDLKDKLGNIQTEVDANSETIRQIDDQIAQLQARRTELTRWISKKEKEKVDLSYGQKMVANSIPKVVQEVQAANSKKPEWVMKKENAVKREEEILNKFASLKGFYL from the exons ATGGATACGGATCAAGAGATGAGTCAAAATCCGCCTGG ATTTGATGGTGAACAAGTCCCAGTCAGTAACCACAACTTTGGGGAGAATAAATTGTTCAACAGGGGAGGAGATGGAGATGGTGATGATCATGTGAACAGAAGCTCCTTCACTTTCACTCCTGGTGAAACGGATCTGAACCAACTCCCAGCGATTCCACCGGTTTCTAGTGGTCAAGGTTTGCCTTTTGCGCCTGTTGATTTCCCCAGCCCCGGCGATGTTTGGACGTGGAGAGTTGGGAGGAGAGTGAGTGCTACTGGGTTTCATAAGGATAGGTTCCTCATCCTCCCTGAGAGGCTTAAGATGAAGAATGCACCAAAGTCATTTGCCACCAAAAACACTCTTTCTCGTTATCTCGAGACGAATTTCCCTGAGATGGATGTTATTGCCTTCTTTGCATCTTTTAGCTGGAACATCCCTGCTTTGTTTCAGCCCGCCGATAGAG TTGATGCTGCATCTCTCTTTGAAGAGACTAACAAAGAAGGTGAGAATGTTGAGGATGCGAAGAATGAAGGTTCAACTTCGCGTTACAGCCAGAGGAAGAGAAAACAGGTGCAGACACAGACTTATGAACCTGTTCAAGTCAAACCTAAAGCTAGCGGCAGGAAAAAGAAAGAAGCCACCAAACAGAAGCCATCCTCTTCTTCGAGACGCTCCACAAGACAGAAACAAGGCGATATGGTTGActtggaagaagaaaaagagaacgAAGCAGCTGCAACAAAACCCGGCAATAGAATGAAGAAACGCAGAGGTAGCGCTGCAGAGAAACAAGAAGATGCTCCGATTCCTCATGTCTATGTTTCTCCTATGAACGGTGTCCTTGCGGTCTCTCACTCCCCTGTGGAGATCAACCCGGAAGAGTTTGACAATTATCTGAACACACTGGAGAATCTTCTTCAGCAGCAGCCTTCAGAAGCAGGACaggagtcttcttcttcttctcttcctgtCACTGCAAGCTCTCCAGTGAAAGAATATGAATGGGCAGAAGCTCGGATGAAGCTTTCATCGCTTCTCGACAAAGACTTCTCTTCCTTGCTCATGTCTAATGAAGCTGCGGAGCTAGCAGCCTTAGCAACAAAACTTAAGAAAGATCCAAGCCTCTCAGCTGAAGAGATTGTGAGGTTGAAGCTTATCGAAGAGATTCCAACTTTCAGCCAAGTGTTTCAGGAGAACAAGAACGTGATAGTGGAAGCTGATAGATTCTTCTCTGCTCTCGAGCTTAACAAAGCCAAAGTCGCTTCTCTCAAGTACGAGTACAGCGATTTAAAAGACAAGCTTGGCAATATCCAGACGGAAGTTGATGCAAACTCTGAGACTATCCGTCAGATTGACGACCAAATCGCTCAGCTACAAGCTAGACGCACTGAACTGACCCGTTGGATCAGtaaaaaggagaaagagaaagtTGATCTGAGCTATGGGCAAAAGATGGTGGCTAACTCGATTCCAAAAGTGGTGCAGGAAGTTCAAGCAGCTAACTCGAAGAAACCAGAATGGGTGATGAAGAAAGAAAATGCTGTTAAACGCGAAGAAGAGATCCTCAATAAGTTCGCCTCTCTCAAAGGTTTTTATCTCTAA